Proteins co-encoded in one Rhizobium sp. NZLR1 genomic window:
- a CDS encoding dihydrodipicolinate synthase family protein, which yields MKLSGVMPALITPFDAYNKIDFKAFEKLLAHLREAGVTGWVPNGSTGEYFSQSKEERRDVLQFVKEFAKPGEILIAGTNAPATREVIEQTAMAKDIGYDTVLLAPPFYTRPTQAELIKHYEAVLRAVDVSLVLYSYPAKDGSDISFELMDHFADNAHVIGIKESSGVLQRAIDIASRYEGKIQLVSGSDDIALDFMFWGAESWICGPSNCMAKACCDLDRTFRSGDLDKARQQMKTLYRAMNILESGKFVQKIKYGCELQGLPVGACRAPLGELTVEEKAEFKAAMQPILNW from the coding sequence ATGAAACTTTCCGGCGTCATGCCCGCGCTCATCACTCCCTTCGACGCGTACAACAAGATCGACTTCAAGGCATTCGAAAAGCTCCTGGCACATCTGCGTGAGGCAGGCGTCACCGGTTGGGTTCCAAACGGGTCGACCGGCGAGTATTTCAGCCAATCCAAGGAAGAGCGCCGTGACGTGCTGCAGTTCGTCAAGGAATTTGCCAAACCGGGCGAAATTCTGATCGCCGGCACCAACGCGCCCGCCACCCGCGAGGTGATCGAGCAGACGGCGATGGCCAAGGATATCGGCTATGACACGGTGCTGCTGGCGCCGCCATTTTATACCCGTCCGACCCAGGCAGAGCTCATCAAGCACTACGAAGCCGTGCTCCGTGCCGTCGATGTGAGCCTCGTCCTTTATTCCTATCCGGCCAAGGATGGCTCGGACATCAGTTTCGAGCTGATGGATCATTTTGCCGATAATGCGCATGTGATCGGGATCAAGGAAAGCTCTGGGGTATTGCAGCGCGCGATCGACATCGCCAGTCGCTATGAGGGCAAGATCCAGCTCGTCAGCGGCTCCGACGATATCGCGCTCGATTTCATGTTCTGGGGCGCGGAAAGCTGGATCTGCGGTCCGTCCAACTGCATGGCCAAGGCCTGCTGCGATCTCGACCGCACGTTCAGATCCGGCGATCTGGACAAGGCGCGCCAGCAGATGAAAACGCTCTACCGGGCGATGAATATTCTCGAGAGCGGCAAGTTCGTGCAGAAGATCAAGTACGGCTGCGAGCTTCAGGGCTTGCCCGTGGGTGCGTGCCGCGCACCACTCGGCGAACTGACGGTGGAGGAAAAGGCCGAGTTCAAGGCGGCGATGCAACCGATCCTCAACTGGTAA
- a CDS encoding FAD-binding oxidoreductase has product MSSIVVVGAGIIGATIAYELQRRGNNVTLLDKAAPGRGASYGNMASIAVTEFMPASRPGIWAQMPKWLLDPEGPVRIRPGYLPKLVPWFLMFLAASRPSKLRELEAAGAALCRRVHEDLDVLLKETGLTHMLTAEGCLSLYADEAEFQTDREHIDILERFGFRHEILGGNAIRDLEPALTTTIGKAVLFPDNRSIADPYKLVTALTEKFQALGGRIVQGDVVDFEQNEAGVSAVRLADGQIFAANAVVLAAGAFTARLSALLREHIPLETERGYHTQIMEPGISMRHSIIWPARAFMVTPTAGGIRVGGTVEMAGLDAPPDYRRAKILVKRAQEALPELKAVETTEWMGHRPALPDTVPVMGPSAKRRNVWYATGHGHLGLTYAATTGRLMADLVTGAQPPVDMRPYRIDRF; this is encoded by the coding sequence GTGTCATCCATTGTGGTCGTCGGCGCCGGCATTATCGGCGCCACCATCGCCTATGAACTGCAGCGCCGGGGAAACAACGTCACCTTGCTCGACAAGGCGGCGCCGGGTCGAGGCGCCTCCTATGGCAATATGGCGAGCATCGCCGTCACCGAATTCATGCCGGCCTCGCGCCCCGGCATCTGGGCGCAGATGCCCAAATGGCTGCTCGATCCGGAAGGTCCTGTGCGCATCCGGCCCGGCTATCTGCCGAAACTGGTGCCCTGGTTCCTCATGTTCCTCGCTGCGAGCCGTCCCTCGAAGCTGAGGGAATTGGAGGCGGCCGGCGCCGCGCTCTGCCGGCGCGTCCACGAAGATCTGGACGTGTTGCTGAAGGAGACGGGCCTCACGCACATGCTGACGGCCGAGGGGTGCCTCAGCCTCTATGCCGACGAGGCCGAGTTCCAGACGGACCGGGAACATATCGATATCCTGGAGCGCTTCGGCTTCCGGCACGAAATCCTTGGCGGCAATGCCATCCGCGATCTCGAGCCGGCTTTGACGACCACGATCGGCAAGGCGGTCCTTTTTCCCGACAACCGGTCGATCGCCGATCCGTACAAGCTCGTCACCGCGCTGACTGAAAAATTCCAGGCGCTCGGCGGCAGGATCGTTCAGGGTGATGTCGTCGATTTCGAGCAAAACGAGGCCGGCGTTTCCGCGGTCCGCCTGGCAGATGGGCAGATCTTTGCCGCGAACGCGGTGGTGCTTGCGGCCGGCGCCTTCACTGCCCGGCTTTCCGCGCTGCTGCGGGAACATATCCCGCTCGAAACCGAACGCGGCTATCACACGCAGATCATGGAGCCTGGTATTTCGATGCGCCATTCGATCATCTGGCCGGCGCGCGCTTTCATGGTTACGCCGACGGCAGGCGGCATCCGCGTCGGCGGTACGGTCGAAATGGCCGGCCTCGATGCTCCGCCGGATTATCGGCGTGCAAAGATCCTGGTGAAGCGAGCCCAAGAGGCGCTGCCTGAGCTGAAGGCGGTGGAGACGACGGAATGGATGGGGCATCGCCCGGCGCTGCCCGACACCGTGCCGGTCATGGGGCCGTCCGCCAAGCGCCGCAACGTCTGGTACGCCACCGGCCATGGACATCTCGGTCTCACCTATGCAGCCACGACCGGCCGCCTGATGGCCGATCTTGTTACGGGCGCGCAGCCGCCCGTGGACATGAGACCCTACCGTATCGACCGCTTCTAG
- a CDS encoding aldehyde dehydrogenase family protein has translation MRSELYIDGQWVKPIKGGTCTVTNPATEEVIQTIGAATAEDVDLAVKAARRAFDKDGWPKLTGAQRARYLRAIADGIRAHQAEIAHLEVLDNGKPFPEADWDVADAAGCFDFYAGLAEQLDNNPEEAIALPDQRFTSKAVREPLGVAGAIIPWNYPLLMAAWKVAPALAAGCTMVLKPAELTSLTALELAAVADEAGLPPGVLNIVTGAGSVAGQAIIDHKEVDKLAFTGSGPVGSKIMAAAARDIKRVSLELGGKSPFVVFEDADIDKAAEWIMFGIFWNQGQVCSATSRVLVQDTVYERLLARLIEETTKIKIGNGLDAGVLLGPLVSERQHEQVVAAIEAARQAGATVACGGARPEGFDRGYYLQPTVLTDVPLDSAAWVEEIFGPVVCIRPFKTEEEAIELANDTRFGLAAAVMSKDDIRAERVAAAFRAGIVWINCSQPTFTEAPWGGYKESGIGRELGRWGLDNYLETKQITRFASEDPWGWYIKPEAAE, from the coding sequence ATGCGAAGCGAACTCTATATCGACGGACAGTGGGTGAAGCCGATCAAGGGTGGTACCTGCACGGTGACCAACCCTGCAACGGAAGAGGTGATCCAGACGATCGGCGCCGCAACGGCCGAGGACGTCGATCTTGCCGTCAAGGCAGCTCGCCGAGCCTTCGACAAGGACGGCTGGCCGAAGCTGACGGGTGCCCAGCGCGCGCGGTATCTCCGCGCGATCGCCGATGGCATCCGTGCCCATCAGGCCGAGATCGCACACCTCGAAGTTCTCGATAATGGCAAGCCGTTCCCCGAGGCCGATTGGGACGTTGCCGACGCGGCGGGCTGCTTCGATTTCTATGCGGGGCTCGCCGAACAGCTCGACAACAATCCCGAGGAGGCGATCGCGCTTCCCGATCAGCGCTTTACCTCCAAGGCGGTCCGCGAGCCGCTGGGCGTCGCCGGCGCGATCATTCCCTGGAACTATCCGCTGCTGATGGCGGCGTGGAAGGTTGCGCCGGCACTGGCCGCCGGCTGCACCATGGTGCTGAAGCCTGCCGAATTGACGTCGCTGACGGCGCTCGAACTGGCGGCGGTCGCCGACGAAGCCGGGTTGCCGCCGGGCGTGCTCAACATCGTTACGGGAGCGGGGTCGGTCGCCGGACAGGCGATCATCGATCACAAGGAGGTGGACAAGCTGGCCTTTACCGGCTCCGGGCCGGTCGGCTCGAAAATCATGGCGGCAGCCGCTCGCGACATCAAGCGCGTCAGCCTCGAACTCGGCGGAAAGTCGCCCTTCGTCGTCTTCGAGGACGCCGATATCGACAAGGCCGCCGAGTGGATCATGTTCGGCATCTTCTGGAACCAGGGCCAGGTCTGCTCCGCGACGTCTAGAGTCCTGGTGCAGGACACCGTCTACGAGCGGTTGCTTGCGCGTCTCATCGAGGAAACGACCAAGATCAAGATCGGCAACGGCCTGGACGCGGGCGTTCTGCTGGGGCCGCTGGTTTCCGAGCGCCAGCACGAGCAGGTCGTTGCGGCGATCGAAGCGGCCCGGCAGGCAGGCGCGACGGTTGCCTGTGGTGGAGCCCGTCCCGAAGGGTTCGACAGGGGCTACTATCTCCAGCCGACCGTTCTGACGGACGTTCCGCTCGACAGCGCCGCCTGGGTGGAGGAAATCTTCGGGCCCGTCGTCTGCATAAGGCCGTTCAAGACCGAGGAGGAGGCGATCGAGCTCGCCAATGATACCCGCTTCGGCCTTGCAGCCGCGGTGATGTCGAAGGACGACATTCGGGCTGAGCGCGTCGCGGCCGCCTTCCGCGCCGGCATCGTCTGGATCAACTGCTCGCAGCCGACCTTCACCGAGGCGCCCTGGGGCGGCTACAAGGAATCCGGCATCGGCCGCGAACTCGGCCGCTGGGGTCTCGACAACTATCTCGAGACCAAGCAGATCACCCGCTTCGCCAGCGAAGATCCCTGGGGCTGGTACATCAAGCCGGAGGCGGCCGAATGA
- a CDS encoding proline racemase family protein, whose product MNWDRSLDLLQVHCQGEIGKVIVSGAPEIPGATMLDKMNHINTVNDSLRRFVTFEPRANVAMSVNLLVAPTRADADAGFIVLQADRAHPMSGSNCICVVTALLESGRLPMSEPETIVRLDTPAGLIVARAICRDNRCLSVSLDNVPSFAEALDREVETPKWGRIKIDVAFGGVYYALVDVDQLGLDIAPVNARLLAEAGIELKALLAGQVSVAHPVLSGVDEIAYVMFRGREADGAVRTCTTLQPGRVDRSPCGTGSSANLATLYARGEVSVGDARTSRSIIGGEFLAEAIGETEVGGRRAVLPRITGQAYIYGREQLRISDDDPFAAGFALSDTWGPQVDLLG is encoded by the coding sequence ATGAACTGGGACCGCAGCCTCGACTTGCTGCAGGTCCACTGCCAGGGTGAGATCGGCAAGGTCATCGTCTCAGGCGCGCCTGAGATACCGGGTGCGACGATGCTCGATAAAATGAACCATATCAACACGGTCAACGACAGCCTGCGCCGCTTCGTCACCTTCGAGCCGCGCGCCAATGTCGCCATGTCGGTGAACCTGCTGGTCGCGCCGACGCGCGCCGATGCCGACGCCGGCTTCATCGTGCTGCAGGCCGACCGCGCTCATCCGATGTCCGGCAGCAACTGCATCTGCGTGGTCACCGCCCTTCTCGAGAGCGGGCGGCTGCCGATGTCGGAGCCGGAGACGATCGTCCGCCTCGATACGCCGGCCGGTCTCATCGTCGCGCGTGCCATCTGCCGTGACAACAGATGCCTGTCCGTCAGTCTCGACAACGTGCCCAGCTTCGCGGAAGCGCTGGACCGGGAAGTGGAGACGCCGAAATGGGGGCGCATCAAGATCGATGTCGCTTTCGGCGGCGTCTATTATGCGCTGGTCGACGTCGACCAGCTCGGCCTCGATATTGCGCCTGTCAATGCCCGACTGCTGGCGGAAGCCGGTATCGAGCTCAAGGCGCTTCTGGCTGGCCAGGTCTCGGTCGCTCATCCCGTCCTGAGCGGCGTCGACGAGATCGCTTACGTGATGTTCCGCGGCCGTGAAGCCGATGGCGCGGTGAGGACCTGCACGACGCTGCAGCCGGGCCGCGTCGACCGCTCGCCCTGTGGAACCGGCAGTTCGGCGAACCTGGCAACGCTCTATGCCCGCGGCGAGGTCTCCGTTGGAGATGCGAGGACGTCGCGGTCGATCATCGGCGGCGAGTTCCTGGCAGAGGCGATCGGCGAAACCGAGGTGGGCGGCCGCCGCGCCGTGCTGCCGAGAATAACCGGCCAAGCATATATCTATGGCCGGGAACAGCTGCGTATCTCCGACGACGATCCCTTCGCCGCAGGATTTGCCCTGTCCGACACCTGGGGCCCCCAGGTCGACCTGCTCGGTTAG
- a CDS encoding SDR family NAD(P)-dependent oxidoreductase, which yields MSHVQSLAGQTVLVTGASGGIGAAIVERLSAEGARPVIHYGRDKERAQALLRKLGGNGRIVQADLSSLDGAFALWRDALAAAGRIHAVVNNAGIRNEISIDADPSDWRAAWQKEFQVNFFAAADLCKEAIMYFKQQGGGRIVNMASRAGQRGYAADAMPYGATKAALINLTKSIARSFGRDGVVAVSIAPGWVRTDMAEEFVAKHGKDAVVGDIPIGEMAETAEIAELVAFLLRPSQASVNGATFDVNGGSYIR from the coding sequence ATGTCCCACGTTCAATCCCTGGCCGGCCAGACGGTCCTCGTCACCGGAGCATCGGGCGGGATCGGCGCCGCCATCGTCGAGCGCCTGTCTGCCGAAGGCGCGCGCCCCGTCATCCATTACGGGCGTGACAAAGAGAGGGCGCAAGCCCTGCTCCGCAAGCTCGGTGGCAACGGCCGGATCGTCCAGGCCGACCTCTCCAGCCTGGACGGCGCCTTCGCGCTATGGCGCGACGCGCTCGCGGCGGCGGGGCGCATTCATGCCGTCGTCAACAATGCCGGCATCCGCAACGAGATTTCGATCGACGCCGATCCGTCCGATTGGCGGGCCGCCTGGCAGAAAGAATTTCAGGTGAATTTCTTCGCAGCGGCGGACCTCTGCAAGGAGGCCATCATGTATTTCAAACAACAGGGCGGCGGGCGGATCGTCAATATGGCCAGCCGCGCCGGACAGCGCGGTTACGCCGCCGACGCCATGCCCTACGGCGCGACCAAGGCCGCGCTCATCAATCTCACAAAATCGATCGCGCGCAGCTTCGGGCGCGATGGGGTCGTCGCCGTCTCCATTGCGCCGGGCTGGGTGCGCACCGACATGGCCGAAGAGTTCGTGGCGAAACACGGAAAGGACGCTGTTGTCGGCGACATCCCGATCGGCGAGATGGCAGAGACAGCCGAGATCGCCGAGCTGGTGGCGTTCCTGCTCCGCCCTTCGCAGGCGTCGGTCAATGGAGCGACCTTCGATGTCAACGGCGGCAGCTATATCAGGTAG
- a CDS encoding SDR family NAD(P)-dependent oxidoreductase, giving the protein MKRFSGKVAVVTGGGGGIGSAISRRLADEGALVVVTDANAQAAGEVAALIEAAGGSATAIAADISRKPECVELVEKAFAIKGRLDVLVNNAGINRRGNLLSLSDEDWQTSFAVNLDSMFHLCRAALPHMIAGGGGAIVNTGSQWGLHPAPNHIAYNTTKAAVAAFTQNLARDYVPDKVRVNAVCPGEIHTPMLEAGVTRSGRTIADLDKLVPYGRIGRPEEVAALVAFLASDEAAFMCGSLVEITGAQAVA; this is encoded by the coding sequence ATGAAGAGATTTTCGGGCAAGGTCGCGGTCGTGACAGGCGGCGGAGGCGGCATCGGGTCGGCCATCTCAAGGAGGCTCGCCGATGAAGGCGCTCTGGTGGTGGTGACGGATGCCAACGCCCAGGCCGCAGGCGAAGTCGCCGCGCTCATCGAGGCGGCAGGCGGATCGGCGACCGCCATTGCGGCCGACATCTCCCGCAAGCCGGAATGCGTCGAGTTGGTCGAGAAAGCCTTTGCCATCAAGGGGCGGCTCGACGTGCTGGTCAACAATGCCGGTATCAACCGGCGCGGCAACCTGCTCTCTCTGTCGGATGAAGATTGGCAGACGAGTTTCGCGGTCAATCTGGATTCGATGTTCCATCTCTGCCGCGCGGCCCTGCCGCATATGATCGCGGGCGGTGGCGGTGCGATCGTCAACACGGGCTCGCAATGGGGGCTCCATCCCGCGCCGAACCACATTGCCTATAACACGACGAAGGCGGCGGTCGCCGCCTTCACCCAGAATCTCGCCAGGGACTACGTGCCCGACAAAGTGCGGGTCAATGCCGTCTGTCCTGGCGAAATCCACACGCCGATGCTGGAGGCCGGCGTCACCCGCTCGGGCCGGACGATCGCCGATCTTGACAAGCTCGTTCCCTACGGTCGCATCGGCAGGCCGGAGGAGGTCGCGGCCCTCGTCGCATTCCTCGCCTCCGACGAGGCGGCATTCATGTGCGGCTCGCTCGTGGAAATTACCGGCGCACAAGCCGTGGCGTGA
- a CDS encoding Ldh family oxidoreductase: MPDEVVVYQAEAEALAMRACLAAGAREATARSLVGATLSAALYGPSTLGFPHMVDYLDSFREGRINCDPAPTCERPYPAFFVANADQGIAQLGFDLAFDDLTAAVRNFGLAVFTQTNSYTAGELGYYVRRLAGEGIVGIAATNANAMVVAKAGGAAVYSTNPLAFGFPLGEGSLPLIIDQASSATAYVNIVAAAAEGRSIPEGWAVDKAGMNTSDAAKALGGALLPFGGRKGANVALMVEMLSAGLSGGPWSLDTPSFREGSASPAVGLTVVAMMPGRPDDGLVERARRQAARLQEHGVFVPGVSGIEHPRPGSEGLKMPRAVFEAIVKIAGA, translated from the coding sequence ATGCCGGATGAGGTCGTAGTCTATCAGGCGGAAGCCGAGGCTTTAGCGATGCGAGCCTGCCTGGCAGCCGGCGCTCGGGAAGCCACCGCCCGCTCCCTTGTGGGCGCCACCTTGTCCGCCGCGCTTTATGGGCCTTCGACACTCGGATTTCCGCACATGGTGGATTACCTCGACAGCTTCCGCGAGGGCCGCATCAACTGCGATCCTGCGCCGACCTGCGAGCGTCCCTATCCCGCCTTCTTCGTCGCCAATGCCGATCAGGGCATCGCCCAACTCGGTTTCGATCTTGCGTTCGACGATCTCACGGCCGCGGTGCGCAATTTCGGGCTCGCCGTCTTCACACAGACGAACAGCTATACGGCAGGAGAACTCGGCTATTATGTTCGCAGGCTCGCCGGCGAAGGGATTGTCGGCATCGCCGCAACCAACGCCAATGCCATGGTGGTCGCCAAAGCAGGCGGCGCGGCTGTCTACAGCACGAACCCGCTGGCCTTCGGCTTTCCGCTTGGAGAAGGGTCGCTGCCTCTCATCATCGATCAGGCCTCCAGCGCCACCGCCTATGTCAATATCGTCGCAGCAGCAGCCGAGGGGCGCAGCATCCCGGAAGGATGGGCCGTCGACAAAGCGGGAATGAACACCTCCGATGCCGCAAAAGCGCTCGGCGGAGCCCTGCTTCCCTTCGGCGGGCGCAAGGGCGCCAATGTGGCGCTGATGGTGGAAATGCTGTCGGCCGGCCTGTCCGGCGGCCCCTGGTCATTGGACACGCCGTCTTTCAGAGAGGGGAGCGCCAGCCCCGCAGTGGGCTTGACGGTCGTGGCGATGATGCCCGGGCGCCCTGATGATGGCCTTGTCGAACGTGCACGTCGCCAGGCAGCCCGCCTCCAAGAGCACGGCGTGTTCGTGCCTGGCGTCAGCGGCATCGAACATCCCAGGCCAGGGTCGGAAGGGCTGAAAATGCCGCGCGCGGTATTCGAAGCCATCGTGAAGATTGCGGGCGCCTGA
- a CDS encoding TadE/TadG family type IV pilus assembly protein: protein MMIKRNLSFFRCVLSRILHLTRDRRAASGVEFALVLPLLVMLLFGTVDLGHALTVSRKIDEIASTTGDMISQQNTWTTSDVAKLLSGASFILQPYDTTGLTITVTVNDISKTGSATVNWSAAFNTTALKSGTASAIEIPSQIQDQGVQVVLTRVQYKLTTPVSAFFSSFTGMNGYSFDQHFFNRPRTSDTITYK, encoded by the coding sequence ATGATGATAAAGCGGAATCTCTCCTTTTTCCGATGCGTCCTATCCCGCATCCTCCATCTTACGCGCGACCGCAGAGCCGCCTCGGGGGTCGAATTCGCGCTCGTGCTGCCGCTCCTGGTGATGCTGCTGTTCGGCACTGTCGACCTCGGCCATGCGCTCACGGTCAGCCGCAAGATAGACGAAATCGCCTCCACAACGGGCGACATGATCTCGCAGCAGAACACCTGGACGACGTCTGACGTCGCCAAGCTTCTTTCCGGCGCCAGCTTCATCCTCCAACCCTATGACACGACGGGTCTCACGATAACGGTCACCGTCAACGATATCAGCAAGACTGGCAGCGCGACGGTCAACTGGTCTGCCGCATTCAACACCACCGCGCTCAAATCCGGTACCGCGAGCGCGATCGAAATCCCGTCGCAAATCCAGGATCAAGGCGTTCAGGTCGTACTGACGCGGGTGCAATACAAATTGACGACACCCGTCTCGGCGTTCTTTTCAAGCTTTACCGGAATGAACGGCTACAGCTTCGATCAGCATTTCTTCAATCGACCGCGGACCAGCGATACGATCACCTACAAGTAG
- a CDS encoding TadE/TadG family type IV pilus assembly protein — MRRRGLFVLLRRILGDRDGVAAIEFAILALPLFIIIFGIIEVSLMFFVNATLDASVHKISRMIRTGEVASSKITLADFKARICNDMLLSFNCSSDLLVKVSVLSDLSSATSGNPIDTSGKLAVTETYNIGQGSDYILVQTFLPWTAVVNFLSLSSAKLSDGRYLIGSSVLFRNEPF, encoded by the coding sequence ATGAGGCGAAGGGGATTGTTTGTCTTGCTTCGCCGCATCTTGGGTGATCGCGATGGCGTCGCTGCAATTGAATTTGCGATCCTGGCCCTGCCGCTCTTCATCATCATATTTGGCATTATCGAAGTGTCGCTGATGTTCTTCGTCAACGCCACGCTTGACGCTTCGGTGCACAAGATCTCGCGGATGATCCGCACCGGCGAGGTAGCGTCTTCGAAGATCACATTGGCCGATTTCAAAGCCAGAATTTGTAATGACATGCTGCTCTCGTTCAACTGCTCCAGCGATCTCCTGGTCAAGGTGAGCGTGCTTTCCGATCTGTCGTCCGCGACCAGCGGCAATCCAATCGACACCAGCGGCAAGCTCGCCGTCACCGAGACTTACAATATCGGTCAGGGCAGCGACTATATCCTGGTCCAGACCTTCCTGCCCTGGACGGCCGTCGTCAATTTCCTCAGTCTTTCGAGCGCTAAGCTTTCCGACGGCCGCTATCTCATCGGATCTTCCGTGCTGTTTCGTAACGAGCCTTTCTGA
- a CDS encoding TadE/TadG family type IV pilus assembly protein produces the protein MRSTLSHSLARVFGTLRSLGRDRGGNVAIVVALTLVPMIIAVGASFDYIRTYNIRQRMQSDLDTALIAAVKEIDTDDSTALKQKVSDWFGAQVESSYTLGDINIDTSNHKITATASGTVPTTLMKIANINTVPISVGSAVKGPATSYLNVYIVIDTSPSMLLAATTAGQATMYSGIGCQFACHTGDSHTIGNKTYANNYEYSTAKNIKLRADVAGDAVKDVLALVDTSDSNHQRIKVGLYSLGDTLTEVLAPTLSTDTARSRLADSSYGLTSATSKAATYFDVSLATLKQKVGTGGDGTTSGTPLKLVLLLTDGVQSQREWVTDSVVWKNNKAVSGAYWNKVAPLNPDWCGYLKNQSDTMAVLYTEYLPLTSDWGYNATVGSTMASANWKNTWGGTMQSGVSTSITRRDYIPYALSDCASSKSLFISAASSAEITAGLSALFTQYLSSVRLTQ, from the coding sequence TTGCGGTCGACTCTTTCACATTCACTTGCCCGGGTCTTCGGAACCCTTCGCAGTCTCGGAAGAGATAGAGGCGGCAACGTCGCGATCGTCGTCGCCCTCACCCTGGTCCCGATGATCATCGCGGTCGGCGCGAGCTTCGACTACATTCGCACCTACAATATCCGACAGAGGATGCAGAGCGATCTTGACACTGCCCTGATTGCCGCTGTCAAAGAGATCGACACCGACGACAGCACCGCCCTCAAACAGAAAGTGTCCGACTGGTTCGGCGCGCAGGTGGAAAGCAGCTATACGCTTGGTGACATCAATATCGATACCAGCAACCATAAGATAACCGCGACGGCAAGCGGCACCGTTCCGACGACGTTGATGAAGATTGCCAACATCAACACCGTTCCCATCAGCGTCGGCAGCGCCGTCAAGGGGCCGGCCACCTCCTACCTCAACGTCTATATCGTCATCGACACGTCGCCTTCGATGCTTCTGGCGGCAACGACTGCAGGTCAGGCGACCATGTATTCCGGGATCGGCTGCCAGTTCGCCTGCCACACGGGCGATTCCCACACTATCGGCAACAAGACATACGCCAACAACTATGAATACAGCACGGCCAAGAACATAAAGCTGCGCGCCGATGTCGCCGGTGACGCCGTCAAGGACGTGCTTGCTTTGGTCGACACGTCCGACAGCAATCATCAACGAATCAAGGTCGGATTATATAGCCTGGGCGATACGCTGACGGAGGTTCTGGCCCCAACGCTGAGCACGGACACCGCGCGCAGCCGCCTCGCGGATTCGAGCTACGGCCTCACCAGCGCGACCTCGAAGGCGGCCACCTATTTCGACGTGTCGCTGGCGACGCTGAAGCAGAAGGTCGGCACCGGAGGGGACGGAACTACCTCAGGCACGCCGCTCAAGCTCGTTCTGCTGTTGACGGATGGCGTCCAGTCGCAGCGCGAATGGGTTACCGACAGCGTCGTATGGAAGAACAACAAGGCTGTATCCGGAGCATACTGGAATAAAGTCGCGCCGCTCAATCCGGACTGGTGCGGTTATCTGAAAAATCAATCCGACACGATGGCCGTGCTTTACACTGAATACCTGCCGCTCACCTCGGATTGGGGTTACAACGCGACCGTCGGCTCGACCATGGCAAGCGCCAACTGGAAGAATACCTGGGGCGGCACCATGCAGAGCGGCGTGTCTACAAGCATCACGAGACGCGACTACATTCCCTATGCGCTCTCGGACTGCGCATCCTCCAAGAGCCTGTTCATTTCAGCAGCGTCATCAGCCGAGATCACGGCAGGTCTGTCGGCGCTCTTCACACAATATCTCTCTTCCGTTCGGCTGACCCAATGA
- a CDS encoding LysR family transcriptional regulator — translation MQPHPTLDQLQVFLTVVEKGSFSAASRALNRTQSVVSYTIANLEAQLRVALFSRSGTKRPQLTEAGRSVLEDARRLLGDLDLMRARVQALSDGLEAELNVAMSAIVPTDIVVDVLRAFRSHYPTVSLNVTVGTLGIVMDAVSNARAVVGFGGAMATRNDQIVFERIGQSAMIPVAAPDHPLAKLRRPMTLADVRDETQLVVYDASGLTKGRDFNVFSLKTWRVSDNATKHLYIRGALGWGGLPASLVRDDLADGRLVHLQFPIFDQGEYPIHVIRNVANPPGPAARWLTTELQARLSATDKDGGDQKGVH, via the coding sequence ATGCAGCCCCACCCGACTTTGGATCAGCTTCAGGTCTTCCTAACCGTGGTGGAGAAAGGCAGTTTTTCAGCCGCGTCCCGCGCCCTCAACCGAACGCAGTCGGTCGTCAGCTATACGATCGCCAATCTCGAGGCGCAGCTCAGGGTGGCGCTTTTCAGCCGCTCCGGCACCAAACGGCCGCAGCTGACGGAAGCCGGAAGGTCGGTGCTCGAGGATGCCCGCCGGTTGCTCGGCGATCTCGATCTGATGCGGGCGCGCGTCCAGGCCCTGAGCGACGGGCTGGAGGCCGAGCTCAATGTGGCGATGAGCGCTATCGTGCCGACGGACATTGTCGTCGACGTGCTGCGTGCCTTCCGCAGTCATTATCCCACCGTCTCCCTGAATGTAACGGTCGGCACATTGGGGATCGTCATGGATGCGGTTAGCAATGCGAGGGCCGTCGTCGGCTTTGGCGGCGCCATGGCGACAAGGAACGATCAGATCGTTTTCGAACGGATCGGCCAGTCGGCGATGATCCCCGTCGCCGCCCCCGACCATCCACTTGCAAAGTTGCGCCGGCCGATGACCCTCGCTGATGTGCGGGACGAAACCCAGCTCGTCGTCTACGACGCTTCGGGCTTGACGAAGGGACGCGATTTCAACGTGTTCTCGCTCAAGACTTGGCGTGTCAGCGACAACGCGACAAAACATCTCTATATCCGCGGCGCATTGGGCTGGGGCGGACTTCCGGCATCCTTGGTTAGAGATGATCTCGCCGATGGCCGTCTCGTCCATCTCCAGTTTCCCATCTTCGACCAGGGTGAGTACCCCATCCACGTGATACGCAATGTCGCAAACCCGCCGGGGCCGGCGGCAAGGTGGCTTACCACCGAACTTCAGGCGCGGCTTTCAGCCACTGACAAAGACGGGGGAGATCAAAAGGGCGTCCATTGA